The Sphingomonas donggukensis genomic interval ATTGTCGCTGGCGCTGTCGCGGCTTCCGGGGCTTGGCCCCCGTTCGGCGCGTCGCGCGGTACTCCACCTGCTGAAGCGCCGCGAGTCGGCGCTCGCCCCGTTGCTCTCGGCGCTGGCGGCGGTCGACGAGCGGCTGGCGACCTGCAGCATCTGCGGGAATGTCGACACGTCGGATCCGTGTGCGATCTGCACCGATCCGCGCCGCGACGCGCGGTCGCTATGCGTGGTCGAGGAAGTCGCCGACCTGTGGGCGCTCGACCGCGCGCGACTGTTTCCGGGGCGCTTCCATGTGCTGGGCGGGCGGCTGTCCGCGCTGGAGGGGGTGCGGCCCGAGGATCTCGGCATCGACACGCTTGTCCGCCGTATCTCCGACGGCGGCATTGACGAGGTCGTGTTGGCGATGAACGCGACGCTGGAGGGTCAGACGACCGCGCATTACGTCGCCGAGCGGATCGAGGCGTATCCGGTGCGCGTCACCCAGCTTGCCCACGGCCTGCCGGTCGGCGGGGAGCTCGATTATCTCGACGAGGGGACGCTGGCGCAGGCTTTGCGCGCGCGCCGCCCGCTCGCGTCCGCCACCTGAACCGTCTTGCCTGTCGCGGGGCGAGGGCGTAGCCGCTTTCGCCATGACCGTGATGCACATTCTCGAAATCCCCGACGCCGGCCTGCGCGAGGTCGCGGCCCCCGTGGCCGCTGTCGATGACGCCGTCCGCACGCTGATCGACGACATGTTCGAGACGATGTACGACGCCCGCGGCATCGGTCTTGCCGCCACTCAGGTCGGGGTGGCGCAGCGCGTGCTCGTGATCGATCTGCAGGAGGGCGAGGATGAGGGTGGCGAGCCGATCCGCGACCCGCGCGCCTATGTGAATCCCGAAATCACCTGGGTCAGCGACGAAACCTCGAAATACAACGAAGGCTGTCTGTCGATCCCAGAGCAATATGCCGAGGTCGAGCGCCCCGCGCGCTGCCGCGTCACCTGGCTCGACCGCGACGGGCAGGCGCAGGAGGCGGAGATGGATGGCCTGCTCGCGACCTGCATGCAGCATGAGATCGACCATCTGAACGGCGTGTTGTTCATCGATCACATCTCCCGCCTGAAGCGCGACATGATCGTGAAGAAGGTGACGAAGGCGCGCCGCGCCGCCTGATCGCTCGCTCCGTCGCAAAGCCCGGGGGCCTGCCGCCGCGCGCGCTTGTCGTGCGGCGCCGGGGCGGATAGGTTCGCCGTCTGTTCCCAGCGACGCGAGCGTACCCTTATGGAATCCACCGCCTTCCTCCTGATCGTCCTGGCGCTGGTGATCGGCGTCGGGGTGGGCTGGCTACTCGGGGGGCGCGGCGTCGCGGTGGCCCGTGCCGAACGCGATGCGCGGGAGAGCGAATTCAAGCGCGCAATTTCCGAACTCGCCGTCGCTAGCGAGCGCGTACGCGAAATGCCCGAGCTGCGCGAGGCACTGGAGGAAACCACGCGGGAGCGCGATTCCGCCCGGCTCGAGGCGGTCGAGCTCCGCACCCGCGCTACCGAATTCGAATCGCGCTTCGCCGAATTCAAGGCCGACCGCGAAGTCATGGCGTCGCAATTCCGCGACCTGGGTGCAAAGGTGCTCGATTCGGCGCAGGAGAGTTTCCTCAAGCGCGCGCAGGAACGCTTCGGCCAGGCGGGCGAGGCCAATGAGGCCAAGATGAAGGCGCTGCTGGCGCCCGTCGAGACGACGCTCAAGCGGTATGAGGAAGGGCTGGCGAAGGTCGAGCGCGACCGTGTCGACAGCTATGCGGGCTTGCGCGAGCAGATCGAGAACGTCCGCGTCGGCCAGGGCCAGGTCCGCGAGGAGACGGCACGGCTCGTCAACGCGCTGCGCACGAGCCCCAAGGCGCGCGGGCGCTGGGGCGAGCAGAGCTTGCGCAACGTGCTCGAGCAGGCCGGGCTGTCGCCGTTCGCGGACTTCCAGCAGGAGGTGGTCGTCGCCACCGACGACGGCGTCCTGCGCCCCGACGTGATCGTGCGCCTGCCGGGCGGGCGGAAGCTGGTGATCGACGCGAAATGCTCGCTCAACGCCTTCCTCGACGCGAGCGACGCGACCGACGATGAGGGTCGCGCGGCGGGCCTGCGCGCCCATGCCGCATCGGTGCGCACCCACGCGCAGCAACTCGGCTCGAAAAGCTATTGGGACAAGTTCGGCGACGCCGCCGATTACGTCGTCATGTATATTCCGGGCGAGCATTTCCTGTTCGCCGCGCTCGAACAGGATCCACGGCTGTGGGAATGGGCGATCGAGCGCCGCGTGCTGCTCGCGACGCCAACGAACCTCGTCGCCATCGCCAAGACGATCGCGAACATCTGGCGCCAGGAAAAGCTGATCGACGACGCCCGCGCGGTCGATGCGCTGGGCAAGGAACTCCACGAACGCCTCGCGACCGCGGCAACGCACCTGAAGCGCGTCGGCGGCGGTCTCAATTCCGCGGTGGAGAATTACAACAAGTTCGTGTCGTCGTTCGAAGGCCGCGTCCTCGTCTCCGCCCGCCGTTTCCGCGACCTGAGCGTGGGCACGGGCGCGAAGGAAATCGACAGCGTCGACACCGTCGATGCGCTGGCGAAGCCAACCGTCGGCGACGTGGCGCTGCTCCCCGCCGCCGAAGCGGCCGAAGCCGCCGCGGAGTGACGAACCGGTCGGGCCGGGCGGACGCGCGGCATTTCTGCGTCGTTCGGACGACCGATCAGCGTGCGCGCCGCAATGTGACGCTCGCTCGCCCGTTCGACAGGACGAGCGTATCGGCGCTGCCGCGATGGACTTTCAGCGGCTGGGCGAGGGCGCGGAACACCGCGTCCTCCACTGCGCCTGCCGGGCCGATGCACGCCATCCGCGTCGACACGATGCGGTCGGTGGTCAGGGTGCCGCGGTCGAACCGGTAGGCGCAGTTGAAGCTGTTGCAGATGCGGCCCTGGATGCGGTCGGCGGTGAACGCCATCGTTGCGGGGCGATCGGTGCGGACCGGGCGCCCGTCGACCGCGGCGATCGTCCAGCGGGTGTCGGCGATCAGCGTGTCGTTGGCGACCACGCCGCCCCCGCAACCGTTCAGCGTGCGCCGTCCGATCGTCACCCGCACGGTGTCGCGGTACGTGCGGTCGCTCATCCCGTCGCTGCACCGCACGTGGGTGATGTCCACGGTCATGCCGCGCGCGCGATAGAGTTCGCCGTTGATCCCGACGATCGAGCGAGGCTTGGCGACGGTCAGCGACCGGCCCTCCGCCGGGCGATAGGTGATGGTGCGGCGATCGATCGACAGAGACCAGAACGGCTCGGTCCCGATCGCGCGATACGGGGCGGCGGGCTGGGCAGCGGCGGGCGCGGCGGCCAGCAGCGCGGGGACGATCAGCAGGACGGACTTCATCACGGCTCTCCTTCGACACGACGCCCTACGAACGCCGGGCTGAACCGATCCTTGCCTCGCCGTTCAGCCGCGCCCTTCAACCGCGGTGGCGGGCAAGAACCTCGTACGCCATCACGGCGGTCGCGACCGCGGCGTTCAGGCTGTCGGCCTTGCCGAGCATCGGGATTTTGACCAGCAGATCGCATTCCGCGGCCATGTGGTCGGGCATTCCCTGTGCCTCGTTGCCGGTCAGCAGGAAGGTGGGGGAGGCATAGTCGGCGGCGCGGTAGTCGGCGTCGGTATCGAGGCTGAGGCCGACGAGCTGGCCCGGCCCGCTCCGCAGCCACATCCGGAATTCCTCCCACGTCGCGCGCGCGACCGGCACGGTGAACAACGCCCCCATGCTCGCCCGCACTGCCTCGACCGAGAAGGGATCGACGCAATCGTCGAGCAGGATCAGCCCGCCAGCGCCCACCGCGTCGGCGGTGCGAAGGATCGTTCCCAGATTACCTGGATCGCGCAGCCGTTCGGCGACCAGCCACAGCTGCGCAGCGGCGCGGTCGATGCTCGCAAGCGGGGTGAGGAATTCCTCGTAAACCCCGATGACGGAACCGGGATTATCCTTGCCCGACAGCTTGGAAAGTATGTCCGCATTCGTCTCGATGGCCTCGCCACCAGCGGCCTCGGTTGCGGTGACGAGGGCGTTCACCAGCGGGCGATCGGTGGCGGAGGGCACGAAGAACAGCGTCTCCGGCAGCCGTCCTGCCTCGCGCGCCTCGGTCAGGATGCGCAGCCCCTCCGCCAGGAACCGCCCGGCATCGCGGCGGTGCTTCTTGTCGCGGAGCAGGCGGGTCGCCTTGACGAGCGGATTGGAGAAGGCGGTGATCGAGCGCATGGCGCGTCGGCCTAGGCGTTAGCCAAGGGCTAACGCAAGGCTCAAGACGCGCCCGGCCGGCGCGGCTTGAAGCCGCGACCGACGACTTGGGCTTTGCCCAAGTCCGGATACGGGGAGCGACGTTTCCTAAGAGCACCGCCGCGGGCGAAGCCCGCGTCGTCGGTCGGCGCTGCGCGCCGCCGGCCGGATCGTCGCTGTTCGGCGCTGCAGCTTTGCTGCTGCGCCTCGCGACGATCAGTCCTCCCCGAACTTCGCCTCGACCAGATCAACCAGCGCCGACACCGCGCTTTCAGCATGCTCGCCCTCGGCGGAGATCACGATATGATCCCCCATCGCCGCGCCGAGCATCATCAGCCCCATGATCGACGTACCCGTGACACTAGACCCATCCTTGCGCACCGTCAGCTCGGTCGGCTGCGAGGAGGCGAGGGTGACGAACTTGGCACTCGCGCGTGCATGAAGCCCGCGACGATTGGCGATCTGAACGGTCCGCTCGACGCTCATGCCGCGGCCACGCCGAGCATTTCGGACGCGACCGAGATGTATTTGCGCCCCGCGTCGCGCGCCGCGGCGACGGCATCGACGACCTTCATCGCCTTGCGCGCGCCGCCCAGGCGGATCAGCATCGGCAGGTTGATGCCCGCGATCACCTCGACCTTGCCCGGCTTCATCAGCGAGATGGCGAGGTTGGAGGGCGTGCCGCCGAACAGGTCGGTCAGCACGATCACGCCGCTGCCCTCGTCAACCGTGGCGATCGCGGCGCCGATGTCGGCGCGGCGGCTTTCCATGTCGTCCTCAGGGCCGATGCAGATCGTGGCGATGCGGTCCTGCTTGCCGACGACATGCTCCATTGCGACCACGAATTCCTCCGCGAGCCGCCCGTGCGTCACCAGCACCAGGCCGATCATGCCGTCGTTCTTGTGCGGAGCAGTCATCGTGGTTTCGGCACATCCTCAAGCGAGTCCTGCGGCGCCGTGCCCAGATCGCGGTGGGTGACCGTGGGGGAAAATCCCTCCTGTTGCAACCGCGCGGCGATGCGCGTGGCGACGTGGACCGACCGGTGTCTCCCGCCGGTACAGCCGATTGCGACGGTAACGTACGATTTCCCCTCCGCCCTGTAGCGCGGCAGCAACAGCGCGAGCAGCCCTTCGATCGCTGCCACCGACTCGGCATAGGCGGGGTCGCCGGCGATATACTCAGCGACCGCGGGATCGAGGCCGGTGCCGGGCCGCAGCTTGGGCACCCAATGCGGGTTGCGCAGGTACCGCATGTCGAAGACCAGGTCGGCGTTGCGCGGCAGCCCGCGGGCAAAACCGAACGACATGACCGACAGCACCGGCTCACCCAGGCCCGCGCCCGAAAAGGTCGCGCGGATCTGCTGCGTCAGTTCGTTGGCGGTCAGCGCGGTCGTGTCGATCACGCGGTTGGCCCAGTCCCTCAGCGGCATCAGCACGTCGCGTTCGCGGGCGATGCCGTCGCTCGCCGGTCGGTCCATCGCCAGCGGGTGGCGGCGCCGCGTCTCCGAATAGCGGCGCTCGAGCTCGGATGCAGCGCAGTCGAGAAACAACACCCCGATATCCAGCCCGTGGTCGTCGCGCAGCGTCTTGATCCGCGAAACGATCCGCGCCGCGTCGAACCCGCGCGTCTTCGATCCGATGCCGATCGCGAGCGGTCGGTCGTCGCCGTCCATCCCCTCGGGCAGGGCGGTCGCGAGCAGCCGGTCGAGCAGCAGCAGCGGCAGATTGTCGACCGTCTCCCAGCCGAGATCCTCCAGCGTCCTCAGCGCGGTCGATTTGCCCGCGCCTGACATGCCGGTGACCAGCAGGATGGGTTTCGCCGGCGTCACGCGTCCGCGCGGCGCTGCTTCAGCGCGATCTCGACCTTGATCGG includes:
- the recR gene encoding recombination mediator RecR, producing MASPEIEALSLALSRLPGLGPRSARRAVLHLLKRRESALAPLLSALAAVDERLATCSICGNVDTSDPCAICTDPRRDARSLCVVEEVADLWALDRARLFPGRFHVLGGRLSALEGVRPEDLGIDTLVRRISDGGIDEVVLAMNATLEGQTTAHYVAERIEAYPVRVTQLAHGLPVGGELDYLDEGTLAQALRARRPLASAT
- the def gene encoding peptide deformylase, producing MTVMHILEIPDAGLREVAAPVAAVDDAVRTLIDDMFETMYDARGIGLAATQVGVAQRVLVIDLQEGEDEGGEPIRDPRAYVNPEITWVSDETSKYNEGCLSIPEQYAEVERPARCRVTWLDRDGQAQEAEMDGLLATCMQHEIDHLNGVLFIDHISRLKRDMIVKKVTKARRAA
- the rmuC gene encoding DNA recombination protein RmuC; its protein translation is MESTAFLLIVLALVIGVGVGWLLGGRGVAVARAERDARESEFKRAISELAVASERVREMPELREALEETTRERDSARLEAVELRTRATEFESRFAEFKADREVMASQFRDLGAKVLDSAQESFLKRAQERFGQAGEANEAKMKALLAPVETTLKRYEEGLAKVERDRVDSYAGLREQIENVRVGQGQVREETARLVNALRTSPKARGRWGEQSLRNVLEQAGLSPFADFQQEVVVATDDGVLRPDVIVRLPGGRKLVIDAKCSLNAFLDASDATDDEGRAAGLRAHAASVRTHAQQLGSKSYWDKFGDAADYVVMYIPGEHFLFAALEQDPRLWEWAIERRVLLATPTNLVAIAKTIANIWRQEKLIDDARAVDALGKELHERLATAATHLKRVGGGLNSAVENYNKFVSSFEGRVLVSARRFRDLSVGTGAKEIDSVDTVDALAKPTVGDVALLPAAEAAEAAAE
- a CDS encoding META domain-containing protein, with translation MKSVLLIVPALLAAAPAAAQPAAPYRAIGTEPFWSLSIDRRTITYRPAEGRSLTVAKPRSIVGINGELYRARGMTVDITHVRCSDGMSDRTYRDTVRVTIGRRTLNGCGGGVVANDTLIADTRWTIAAVDGRPVRTDRPATMAFTADRIQGRICNSFNCAYRFDRGTLTTDRIVSTRMACIGPAGAVEDAVFRALAQPLKVHRGSADTLVLSNGRASVTLRRAR
- a CDS encoding TrmH family RNA methyltransferase, whose protein sequence is MRSITAFSNPLVKATRLLRDKKHRRDAGRFLAEGLRILTEAREAGRLPETLFFVPSATDRPLVNALVTATEAAGGEAIETNADILSKLSGKDNPGSVIGVYEEFLTPLASIDRAAAQLWLVAERLRDPGNLGTILRTADAVGAGGLILLDDCVDPFSVEAVRASMGALFTVPVARATWEEFRMWLRSGPGQLVGLSLDTDADYRAADYASPTFLLTGNEAQGMPDHMAAECDLLVKIPMLGKADSLNAAVATAVMAYEVLARHRG
- a CDS encoding HPr family phosphocarrier protein yields the protein MSVERTVQIANRRGLHARASAKFVTLASSQPTELTVRKDGSSVTGTSIMGLMMLGAAMGDHIVISAEGEHAESAVSALVDLVEAKFGED
- a CDS encoding PTS sugar transporter subunit IIA, whose translation is MIGLVLVTHGRLAEEFVVAMEHVVGKQDRIATICIGPEDDMESRRADIGAAIATVDEGSGVIVLTDLFGGTPSNLAISLMKPGKVEVIAGINLPMLIRLGGARKAMKVVDAVAAARDAGRKYISVASEMLGVAAA
- the rapZ gene encoding RNase adapter RapZ, which produces MSGAGKSTALRTLEDLGWETVDNLPLLLLDRLLATALPEGMDGDDRPLAIGIGSKTRGFDAARIVSRIKTLRDDHGLDIGVLFLDCAASELERRYSETRRRHPLAMDRPASDGIARERDVLMPLRDWANRVIDTTALTANELTQQIRATFSGAGLGEPVLSVMSFGFARGLPRNADLVFDMRYLRNPHWVPKLRPGTGLDPAVAEYIAGDPAYAESVAAIEGLLALLLPRYRAEGKSYVTVAIGCTGGRHRSVHVATRIAARLQQEGFSPTVTHRDLGTAPQDSLEDVPKPR